A portion of the Stigmatella aurantiaca DW4/3-1 genome contains these proteins:
- a CDS encoding dipeptidase, translating to MRPTHALVSLAALTTLSCAHGPGSPGKPATEDFAARGRALAQRLIIADGHVDVPYRLQETLGPDGEPTEDISQRTAGGDFDYPRAVEGGLDVPFMSIYIPAALQEKPGASKQLADSLIDMMEKIARKAPEKFAMASSVEEVQRNTQAGKVSFALGIENGSALEDSLANVAHFQRRGVRYITLTHSKDNLISDASFNSGKRTWNGISPFGRQVVAEMNRVGIMVDVAHLSDDAIRQVLEVSQVPVIASHSSCRHFTPGFERNISDELIRAVAAKGGVVMINFGSGFLTQEANVSLEKLHKAIEAFVESQRATNPGPPDVAGFIKSYRLEHTVTLARVEDVADHIEHVVKLVGIDHVGLGSDFDGVGPTLPTGLQDVSQYPNLFRVLLERGLSEADIEKIASGNVFRVWRQAAAHAASK from the coding sequence ATGCGCCCCACCCACGCTCTCGTCTCCCTTGCCGCGCTCACCACCCTGTCTTGCGCTCACGGTCCAGGCTCACCGGGAAAGCCCGCGACCGAGGACTTCGCGGCACGAGGCCGAGCGCTGGCCCAGCGGCTCATCATCGCCGACGGGCATGTGGATGTGCCCTACCGCCTCCAGGAGACGCTGGGGCCCGACGGAGAGCCCACGGAGGACATCTCTCAGCGCACGGCGGGGGGCGACTTCGACTACCCCCGCGCGGTGGAGGGCGGGCTGGATGTGCCCTTCATGTCCATCTACATCCCCGCGGCGCTCCAGGAGAAGCCGGGAGCGTCCAAGCAGCTCGCGGACTCGCTGATCGACATGATGGAGAAGATCGCCCGCAAGGCGCCCGAGAAGTTCGCCATGGCGTCCTCGGTGGAGGAGGTCCAGCGCAATACCCAGGCGGGCAAGGTCTCCTTTGCCCTGGGCATCGAGAACGGCTCCGCCCTCGAGGACTCCTTGGCGAACGTGGCGCACTTCCAGCGCCGGGGCGTCCGGTACATCACCCTCACCCACTCGAAGGACAACCTGATCAGCGATGCCTCGTTCAACAGTGGCAAGCGGACCTGGAACGGCATCAGCCCCTTCGGCCGTCAGGTGGTGGCCGAGATGAACCGCGTGGGCATCATGGTCGATGTCGCCCACCTCTCGGATGACGCCATCCGCCAGGTACTGGAGGTCAGCCAGGTGCCCGTCATCGCCTCCCACTCCTCCTGCCGTCATTTCACGCCGGGCTTCGAGCGCAACATCAGCGACGAGCTGATCCGCGCCGTGGCCGCGAAGGGCGGGGTGGTGATGATCAACTTCGGCTCCGGCTTCCTCACGCAGGAGGCCAATGTCTCGCTGGAGAAACTCCACAAAGCCATCGAAGCGTTCGTCGAATCCCAGCGGGCGACGAACCCCGGCCCTCCTGACGTGGCGGGCTTCATCAAATCCTACCGGCTCGAGCACACCGTCACCCTGGCCCGGGTGGAGGACGTGGCCGACCACATCGAGCACGTGGTGAAGCTGGTGGGCATCGACCACGTGGGCCTGGGCTCTGATTTCGACGGGGTGGGCCCCACGCTGCCCACGGGACTCCAGGATGTGTCCCAGTATCCCAACCTCTTCCGCGTCCTGCTGGAGCGTGGCCTCAGCGAAGCGGACATCGAGAAGATCGCCTCCGGCAACGTCTTCCGCGTCTGGCGGCAGGCTGCCGCACACGCCGCTTCGAAGTAA
- a CDS encoding AAA family ATPase: MRFTRIRLENWRNFLDVDVPLESRVFLVGPNASGKSNFLDAIRFLRDVADVQGGFQRAVSSTRRGVSQIRSLHARRYPNVAVEVDVDLSDGKPWKYRLEFTQDNQRRPLVKRELVEWGEETLLSRPNRRDENDPELLTQTHLEQVNTNRKFRELADFFAKVRYLHLVPQLVREPDRSSGRVNDPFGGDFLEQLARTPSKTLESRLKRITSALRVAVPQLQELDLKRDERGVPHLLGRYQHWRPNAGWQNETQLSDGTLRLLGLLWVFLDGTSPLLLEEPELSLHSAVVRPIPQMLARLSRKVDRQVLVSTHSADLLSDRGIGAEEVLVLEPLKEGTRVEVATEIEQIRDLLEGGLSVADAVIPRTAPGGADQLALFGEAL; the protein is encoded by the coding sequence ATGCGATTTACCCGCATCCGACTTGAGAACTGGCGCAACTTCCTTGACGTCGATGTCCCCCTGGAGAGCCGGGTCTTTCTCGTGGGTCCGAATGCCTCCGGGAAGTCCAATTTTCTCGATGCCATACGCTTTCTGCGGGATGTCGCTGATGTTCAGGGCGGCTTCCAACGCGCTGTCTCCTCTACACGCCGGGGGGTGTCACAAATCCGGTCTCTGCACGCGCGCCGGTATCCGAACGTCGCAGTCGAGGTCGACGTTGATCTCTCGGATGGCAAGCCGTGGAAGTACCGGCTGGAGTTCACGCAGGACAATCAGCGCAGGCCTCTTGTCAAACGTGAACTCGTTGAATGGGGAGAGGAAACGCTTCTCTCCCGCCCTAATAGAAGAGATGAAAACGATCCAGAGCTGCTGACACAGACTCATTTAGAACAAGTCAACACGAACCGTAAGTTCCGTGAACTCGCTGACTTTTTCGCCAAGGTGCGTTACCTGCACCTTGTCCCTCAACTGGTTCGCGAACCTGACCGATCCAGTGGCCGGGTAAATGACCCGTTCGGCGGCGACTTTCTGGAGCAATTGGCAAGAACACCCTCCAAGACACTTGAGTCACGGCTGAAGAGAATCACGAGCGCCCTTCGAGTGGCGGTACCTCAACTTCAGGAACTTGACCTGAAACGTGATGAGCGGGGGGTCCCACACCTGTTGGGACGGTATCAGCACTGGCGCCCCAATGCCGGCTGGCAGAATGAAACACAGCTCTCTGACGGGACACTCAGGCTCTTGGGGTTGTTATGGGTCTTTCTTGATGGGACCTCTCCGTTGCTTCTCGAAGAACCCGAACTATCCCTCCATTCTGCTGTGGTTCGCCCCATTCCACAGATGCTTGCCAGGTTAAGCCGGAAGGTTGATCGCCAAGTGCTTGTCAGCACACACAGTGCTGACCTTCTTTCAGACAGGGGCATTGGCGCAGAAGAAGTGCTGGTTCTGGAACCCCTCAAGGAAGGGACCCGGGTCGAAGTTGCGACGGAGATCGAGCAGATTCGCGATTTGCTGGAGGGGGGACTCTCCGTGGCAGATGCGGTCATTCCAAGAACAGCGCCGGGAGGCGCGGATCAGCTTGCGCTCTTCGGCGAAGCGCTATGA
- a CDS encoding VanW family protein — MTLPVVAPRLVTLSPSSLLWRRSKQLALQANRLAAWAAMPERWPRPLLAPARGMGVLRASLRVDLARTDPGADPLLEAGKRHNVQLAAPAFDGLLLTPRRPLSFWRTLGRLTERAGYRHGLSLSGGCLTPSVGGGICLLANALFELAARQGWYILERHGHTMEAVPPPEGALWGLDATVFWPYVDVVVAPREGPVRLGARVQEGSLRLTVHAEGPPKTRSRLWSVDDALEETPEGPVRTNRIVRRVEDAKTGALLEERVIAENRRRLLSPEARQQTCLTCGEAGCHARVDVPGAEGREP; from the coding sequence ATGACTTTGCCGGTCGTGGCCCCTCGCCTTGTCACCCTATCGCCGTCCTCGCTGCTGTGGCGGCGGAGCAAGCAGCTCGCGCTTCAGGCGAACCGCTTGGCCGCCTGGGCCGCGATGCCCGAGCGTTGGCCGCGTCCGCTCCTGGCGCCCGCGCGGGGGATGGGCGTTCTCCGGGCCTCGCTTCGCGTGGACCTGGCTCGCACGGACCCGGGGGCGGATCCCCTGCTGGAGGCGGGCAAGCGCCACAACGTCCAGCTCGCCGCACCGGCCTTTGACGGGTTGCTGCTCACGCCCCGGCGGCCCTTGTCCTTCTGGCGCACGCTCGGGCGGCTGACGGAGCGCGCGGGCTACCGGCATGGGCTGTCGCTGAGCGGTGGGTGTCTCACGCCCTCCGTGGGCGGTGGGATCTGCCTGTTGGCCAATGCCCTCTTCGAGCTGGCCGCGCGACAGGGGTGGTACATCCTGGAGCGCCATGGGCACACGATGGAGGCCGTGCCTCCCCCGGAAGGGGCGCTGTGGGGATTGGATGCCACGGTGTTCTGGCCCTACGTGGATGTGGTGGTGGCGCCCCGAGAGGGGCCGGTGCGGCTCGGGGCCCGCGTCCAGGAGGGGAGCCTGCGGCTCACCGTGCACGCGGAGGGGCCTCCGAAAACGCGGTCCCGGTTGTGGTCCGTGGACGATGCGCTGGAGGAGACGCCCGAAGGGCCCGTGCGCACCAACCGCATCGTGCGCCGGGTAGAGGACGCGAAGACCGGCGCGTTGCTGGAAGAGCGCGTCATCGCGGAGAACCGGCGGCGTCTGCTGAGTCCCGAGGCCCGCCAGCAGACCTGTCTGACGTGTGGAGAGGCCGGGTGCCATGCGCGGGTCGATGTGCCCGGCGCGGAGGGGCGTGAGCCATGA